Proteins encoded in a region of the Macrobrachium nipponense isolate FS-2020 chromosome 39, ASM1510439v2, whole genome shotgun sequence genome:
- the LOC135210017 gene encoding tetratricopeptide repeat protein 9C-like, with protein sequence MDPHENLHATKESMMNKLAKAKEYKDKGNSHFKQQQVSKAIQSYHSGLMYIKGIEQDTNPNRLFGQSQVPVVSDEVKEEISGLTADLYNNLAACLLKQQPVRYERVVECCKEVTKLKPDNVKGWYRLGLAHFHLRDFDSAQEALKEANKISDGQDMAIKRLLASVDQELKKENKKFSDMFRNSLLVKQT encoded by the exons ATGGATCCTCATGAGAATCTGCATGCAACGAAGGAATCCATGATGAACAAGCTTGCAAAAGCAAAGGAGTACAAGGATAAAGGGAATTCACATTTCAAGCAACAGCAAGTGTCAAAAGCAATTCAGAGTTACCACAG TGGCCTCATGTACATCAAAGGAATAGAGCAGGATACAAACCCCAACAGACTTTTTGGACAGAGTCAAGTGCCTGTTGTATCAGATGAAGTTAAAGAAGAAATTTCTGGACTTACAGCAGACCTTTACAATAATCTCGCag CTTGTTTACTCAAACAACAACCAGTGCGTTATGAGAGGGTTGTGGAATGTTGTAAGGAGGTAACAAAACTAAAACCAGATAATGTGAAGGGATGGTATCGCCTAGGGTTAGCCCATTTCCATTTGAGAGATTTTGATTCTGCACAGGAAGCCTTAAAAGAAGCCAACAAAATATCAGATGGTCAAG ATATGGCTATTAAGCGACTTCTAGCATCAGTTGATCAAGAactgaagaa